A portion of the Fusobacterium perfoetens ATCC 29250 genome contains these proteins:
- a CDS encoding response regulator transcription factor: MKKVLIVEDDLEIQELIKYFFEKENYKVDKTDDGLKALKILKKEKSDVIILDLMLPGIDGKNFAKIVRSLPEEYGNPKIIMVTAKTEIEDVLEGLEIGADDYLKKPFDPRELVLRVKKLLKEDKQEKKEERIYKFSDIELDIDTRMVLVKGEEIELSKKEYDLLLLLVRNKGLVVTREKILDEVWNSNYYTGDRTVDVYISKLREKIPLLSDSIHTVKGVGYKLKEKK; encoded by the coding sequence ATGAAAAAAGTTTTAATAGTAGAAGATGATTTAGAGATACAGGAATTAATTAAATATTTTTTTGAAAAAGAAAATTATAAAGTTGATAAAACTGATGATGGATTAAAAGCATTAAAAATTTTGAAAAAAGAAAAAAGTGATGTTATAATTTTAGATTTAATGTTACCTGGAATAGATGGAAAAAATTTTGCTAAAATAGTGAGAAGTTTACCAGAAGAATATGGAAATCCTAAAATAATAATGGTAACTGCAAAAACAGAAATAGAAGATGTATTAGAAGGTTTAGAAATAGGAGCTGACGATTATTTAAAAAAACCCTTTGACCCTAGAGAATTAGTTTTAAGAGTAAAAAAATTATTGAAAGAAGATAAACAAGAAAAAAAAGAAGAGAGAATATATAAGTTTTCTGATATAGAGTTAGATATAGATACACGTATGGTACTAGTAAAAGGGGAAGAAATAGAACTTTCTAAAAAAGAATATGATTTATTATTGTTATTAGTTAGAAATAAAGGATTAGTTGTAACAAGAGAAAAAATATTAGATGAAGTTTGGAATAGTAATTACTATACAGGAGATAGAACTGTTGATGTATATATTTCTAAACTTAGAGAAAAAATTCCTCTTTTATCAGATTCTATTCACACTGTGAAAGGAGTTGGTTATAAATTAAAAGAAAAGAAATAA
- a CDS encoding TolC family protein yields MKKKIFLLCFSLFILGCSNQDTRKNLNKENTLTEKEYLKKYGDTLSLDEILEINRERNLDLKIKQLEREIATLDKKIAFGNFLPSINVLGGYTKLDNNIDINIDTSSLTSFFPIPIPPGILPNSLSSRLVDESFYAYGVGVQIPVFVPSIWFLYSARQKGEKISELVENLTTKLTTLQVTGEYYYILALQSEEKYLLDDLKAAKELERKAKVSLKVDAILPWELDKASTLVKAKESSLKNNQRDLLVAKMNLMKSLNLSPLTNFTLEDIEVGNITSLPPLDECIFQAISGNEVLKITSISKDVSKDVKKIAISNFLPKIILGGGYVNNSNEIFADPSFLYGNVSGILSIFNGFKNINEYKKAVRQQKIAELKLEKEFLTTVIETTKAYNNVVKSIEMCEIANLNFKAEEGKLRQKKIEKKVDMIDDEEYFKTLASYNQALSLKKKADFQYEIALGALNIAMGKEPLKKGEKNNEI; encoded by the coding sequence ATGAAAAAAAAGATTTTTCTTCTTTGTTTTTCTCTTTTTATTTTAGGTTGTTCTAATCAAGATACTAGAAAAAATCTCAATAAAGAAAACACTCTAACAGAAAAAGAGTATTTAAAAAAATATGGAGATACTCTGTCTTTAGATGAAATTTTAGAAATAAATAGAGAAAGAAATTTAGATTTAAAAATAAAACAATTAGAAAGAGAAATTGCTACTTTAGACAAAAAAATTGCCTTTGGAAATTTTTTGCCTTCAATTAATGTTTTAGGAGGTTATACAAAATTAGATAATAATATTGATATTAATATTGATACAAGTTCTCTTACTAGTTTTTTCCCAATTCCAATACCTCCAGGAATTTTACCTAATTCTCTTTCTTCAAGACTTGTTGATGAAAGTTTTTATGCTTATGGAGTAGGAGTACAAATTCCTGTTTTTGTTCCATCAATATGGTTTTTATATTCTGCTAGACAAAAGGGAGAAAAGATTAGTGAACTTGTAGAAAATCTAACAACTAAACTTACAACTTTACAAGTTACAGGAGAATATTATTATATTTTAGCTCTACAATCTGAAGAAAAATATTTATTAGATGATTTAAAAGCAGCAAAAGAATTAGAAAGAAAAGCTAAGGTTTCTTTAAAAGTTGATGCTATACTTCCTTGGGAGCTTGATAAAGCCTCTACATTGGTGAAAGCTAAAGAATCTTCTTTAAAAAATAATCAAAGAGATTTATTAGTAGCTAAAATGAATCTTATGAAATCTTTAAATCTTAGTCCTTTGACTAACTTTACTTTAGAAGATATTGAAGTTGGAAATATTACCTCTCTTCCACCATTAGATGAATGTATATTTCAAGCAATTTCTGGAAATGAAGTTTTAAAAATCACTTCTATTTCTAAAGATGTTAGTAAAGATGTTAAAAAAATTGCAATTTCAAATTTCTTACCTAAAATAATTTTAGGTGGTGGTTATGTAAATAATAGTAATGAAATTTTTGCTGACCCAAGTTTTTTATACGGAAATGTTAGTGGAATTTTATCAATTTTCAATGGATTTAAAAATATAAATGAATATAAAAAAGCTGTTAGACAGCAAAAAATAGCTGAATTAAAATTAGAAAAAGAATTTTTAACAACTGTTATTGAAACAACAAAAGCCTATAACAATGTCGTAAAATCTATAGAGATGTGTGAAATAGCAAATCTTAACTTTAAAGCTGAAGAGGGAAAACTTAGACAGAAAAAAATTGAGAAAAAAGTTGATATGATAGATGATGAAGAATATTTTAAAACTTTAGCTAGTTACAATCAAGCTTTAAGTCTAAAGAAAAAAGCAGATTTTCAATATGAAATTGCATTAGGAGCTTTAAATATAGCTATGGGAAAAGAGCCTCTTAAGAAGGGAGAGAAAAATAATGAAATATAA
- a CDS encoding efflux RND transporter periplasmic adaptor subunit yields MKYKFLSFLMFLILISGCKKDIEPIIRPVETFQATLIPKTLEYQYPGVVAPEKEANLSFRVAGPIDEFNVEIGSFVSEGTIIAKLDQRDYNLQLEAFKNKETMAKNGYEAAKAISDNAKKQFARVEVLYKEKAIPKKKYDEVLASYKAAISKEKAMLSQYEEAKKGVENCQNQLKDTYLVAPYDGYIYKKFTDNGSVVGAGFPVVGISSLGKTKVKINISEKDIDKFLDIKEVSFIHNNKKYPLVLSDVSRVKSTLNLTYPVIFNFEEDIDIPVDSQGIVSVTFDSNEEKGIIIPVEAIFEKNNKPSVWIYKDGIVNIKNIEVVKPYLDGMVIVKNINPGDKVVTKGVHELSENQKVNLLEPFSKTNIGNVL; encoded by the coding sequence ATGAAATATAAATTTTTAAGTTTTTTAATGTTTTTAATTTTAATATCTGGTTGTAAAAAAGATATAGAACCTATTATCAGACCTGTAGAAACTTTTCAGGCTACTCTAATTCCAAAAACTTTAGAATATCAATATCCTGGAGTGGTTGCTCCTGAAAAAGAAGCTAATCTATCTTTTAGAGTGGCTGGACCTATAGATGAATTTAATGTAGAAATAGGTTCCTTTGTCAGTGAAGGAACTATAATCGCTAAGCTTGACCAAAGAGATTATAATTTACAATTAGAAGCTTTTAAAAATAAGGAAACTATGGCAAAAAATGGATATGAAGCTGCTAAAGCTATATCTGACAATGCAAAAAAACAATTTGCTAGAGTTGAGGTTTTATATAAAGAAAAAGCTATTCCAAAGAAAAAATATGATGAAGTTTTAGCTAGTTACAAAGCTGCTATTTCAAAAGAAAAAGCTATGTTGTCACAATATGAGGAAGCTAAAAAAGGAGTTGAAAATTGTCAAAATCAATTAAAAGACACTTACTTAGTAGCTCCTTATGATGGATATATTTATAAAAAATTTACTGATAATGGCTCTGTTGTGGGAGCAGGTTTTCCTGTAGTAGGAATTTCATCTTTAGGAAAAACAAAAGTAAAAATTAATATTTCTGAAAAAGATATAGATAAATTTTTAGATATAAAAGAAGTTTCTTTTATACATAATAATAAAAAATACCCTCTTGTATTATCTGATGTAAGTAGGGTTAAAAGTACTTTAAATTTAACTTATCCTGTTATTTTTAATTTTGAAGAAGACATAGATATTCCTGTAGATTCTCAAGGAATTGTATCTGTAACTTTTGATTCCAATGAAGAAAAAGGAATTATAATTCCTGTAGAAGCTATTTTTGAAAAAAATAATAAACCTAGTGTATGGATATATAAAGATGGAATTGTCAATATTAAAAATATTGAAGTAGTAAAACCTTATTTAGATGGAATGGTAATTGTTAAAAATATTAATCCAGGAGATAAAGTTGTAACTAAAGGTGTGCATGAATTATCTGAAAATCAAAAAGTAAATTTATTAGAGCCTTTTTCTAAAACTAATATAGGAAATGTTTTATAG
- a CDS encoding sensor histidine kinase, with protein sequence MDNHLDRQEVISALAGDEGFHIRKSKTLGEYYAYYAVKYGKEDKYIIRTSTNYSDKRDQLIYFATILTTFFIVLNCIIHFFYINYLKRDFENKIKKMKRYLEKGNTEKLLYYKKEEKWIFEFWEVLKEWQKRNLDNIEKLDYEKKLLKLIITSVDSFVGLIDQNGEFVLRNNSLNHLLILDNKKYTKAFKYIEIIAVIKKSIQEKKDIRQEIYINGIKEYFIISVKSIKKNNQFLITIKDITSIRRTVEIQKTFISNVGHELKTPLTNIKGYLIALEDAPKEIRKKFLDIVKNNVIKLENTIIDFLNISKIESSKILQIMPEEIYKIEKQVNDSVAIIKKEKNAEIEFHWDLLSINQGFINTDKEKLILILKNLVENGIIYNHSDNPKIDIFILEEKDKYKFKIKDNGIGIPEDKLKKVFERFYRVDKARTSNLGGTGLGLSIVKEVVDQFGGEIKVESKEQGGSIFKFYLMK encoded by the coding sequence ATGGATAACCATCTTGATAGACAAGAAGTTATATCAGCTTTGGCTGGTGATGAGGGATTTCATATAAGAAAAAGTAAAACTTTAGGAGAATATTATGCTTACTATGCTGTTAAATATGGAAAAGAAGATAAGTATATAATAAGAACTTCTACAAATTATTCTGATAAAAGGGACCAACTTATATATTTTGCTACAATTCTTACAACTTTTTTTATTGTATTGAATTGTATAATTCATTTTTTCTATATAAATTATTTAAAAAGAGATTTTGAAAATAAAATAAAGAAGATGAAAAGATATCTTGAAAAGGGAAATACAGAGAAACTTCTTTATTATAAAAAAGAAGAAAAATGGATATTTGAATTTTGGGAAGTTTTGAAAGAATGGCAAAAAAGAAATCTTGATAATATAGAAAAATTAGATTATGAAAAAAAACTTTTAAAATTAATAATTACTTCAGTAGATTCTTTTGTTGGTTTAATAGACCAAAATGGAGAATTTGTTTTAAGAAATAATTCATTGAATCATTTATTGATTTTAGATAATAAGAAATATACAAAAGCTTTTAAATATATAGAGATTATAGCAGTTATAAAAAAAAGTATTCAAGAAAAAAAAGATATTAGACAAGAAATATATATAAATGGAATAAAAGAATATTTTATAATAAGTGTAAAAAGTATAAAGAAAAATAATCAATTTTTAATTACTATAAAAGATATAACTAGCATTAGAAGAACAGTAGAAATACAGAAAACTTTTATAAGTAATGTAGGTCATGAATTAAAAACTCCTTTAACTAATATAAAGGGATATTTAATAGCTTTAGAAGATGCACCAAAAGAGATTAGAAAAAAATTTTTAGATATTGTAAAAAATAATGTAATAAAATTAGAAAATACTATAATAGATTTTTTAAATATTTCTAAAATAGAAAGTTCAAAAATTCTTCAAATTATGCCTGAAGAAATCTATAAAATAGAAAAACAAGTAAATGATAGTGTGGCGATTATAAAAAAAGAAAAAAATGCAGAGATAGAATTTCATTGGGATTTACTTTCAATAAATCAAGGATTTATAAATACAGACAAAGAGAAATTAATTCTTATTTTAAAAAATTTAGTTGAAAATGGAATTATATATAATCATTCAGATAACCCTAAAATAGATATTTTTATATTAGAAGAAAAAGATAAATATAAATTTAAAATAAAGGATAATGGAATAGGAATCCCAGAAGATAAATTAAAAAAAGTTTTTGAAAGATTTTATAGAGTAGATAAAGCTAGAACAAGTAATTTAGGCGGAACAGGATTGGGATTATCTATAGTTAAAGAGGTAGTAGACCAATTTGGTGGAGAAATAAAAGTAGAATCTAAAGAACAAGGGGGAAGTATTTTTAAATTTTATTTAATGAAATAA
- a CDS encoding efflux RND transporter permease subunit — MKFIDYSIKNTIVVKFMVFLLVIGGLFSYFRLGKLEDPEFKIKEALVVTLYPNADAHTVELQVTNKIEEALQKIPNIDFLQSVSKPGYSQVKIKLKESLPSDELEQYWDNLRKKVEDAKINLPLGTLPSIVLDDYGAVYGIFLAVTSDGYSYSELRKYTDYITKELNSINGVAQVTQFGKLTDAIEVIIDREKINSMGISPKLIATSLLSENIITGGGTIDYGDLRVNLRLNNKVNTVEKLENLIIFSKKLPDGNDEIVRLKDIATFKRDYTKPISQKMFYNGKMAMGISLSPETGSNIVKTGKVIDKKIIELKEKLPTGINIEKIYYQPDLVTSAINNFILNLILSIITVVGILLLTMGVKSGLIIGTNLVLSILGTLIFMLVMKIDMQRVSLGSFIIAMGMLVDNSIVIVDGILVRRNSGMDMEQALLESTHKPALPLLGATFIAAIAFLPAYLMASYTGEYVSSSFWVIGISLMLSWILCLTQTPVYCKLYLEDEPILAPSEREEKIYNKLRNLLYYLLNRKKSTLSILGLAFIVSLLIFIKIPKTFFPDSDKKGFTISLWAPEGSKIEVVEKATKELGDFLQKNENVTKVVSTIGASPARYYVCTIPEMPNSSYGELIINIDKLKNLKKVSDLALDYANKNLPGIVVTSKKYPNGVPTEYPIEIAFSGPDPQILRELADKTIDIVKKSPYILTAKTDWRNKLLVWEGDYSQSKGIRNNVTPIDITTGLMRTTNGIPIGKIQEGDNSVAVVLKETSDIKNQINNITQTPIWGVNLQALPLANMLNNEKLTFEEGQIWRRNRVRTITVQCDIPMEVNAEEVRNEFKKEINSIELPKGYKLTWLGEYEEQTKNVLALLKAVPLPVIIMFTICVLLFASIRIPLLIFSALPLALIGVAPGLFITGKSFGFMSTIGLVSLSGMMIKNMIVLVDEINYEINILKKDKFIALIDSAISRIRSVTLAALTTILGMIPLLWDPLYGDMAATIIFGLFVSTVLTLFIFPVAYALFFNIKEKKGEINV, encoded by the coding sequence ATGAAATTTATAGATTACTCAATAAAAAATACAATTGTTGTAAAATTTATGGTTTTTCTTTTAGTGATAGGAGGATTATTTTCTTATTTTAGATTAGGAAAATTAGAAGACCCAGAGTTTAAAATAAAAGAAGCTTTGGTAGTTACTTTATATCCTAATGCAGATGCTCACACTGTAGAATTACAAGTTACAAATAAAATAGAAGAAGCTTTACAAAAAATTCCTAATATAGATTTTTTACAAAGTGTATCTAAGCCTGGATATTCACAAGTAAAAATAAAATTAAAAGAATCTTTACCTAGTGATGAACTTGAACAATATTGGGATAATTTAAGAAAAAAAGTTGAAGATGCTAAAATAAATTTACCTTTAGGAACTCTTCCATCTATTGTATTAGATGATTATGGGGCTGTTTATGGTATTTTTTTAGCTGTTACAAGTGATGGTTATTCTTATTCTGAACTTAGAAAATATACTGATTATATCACAAAAGAATTAAACTCTATAAATGGAGTTGCTCAAGTTACTCAATTTGGTAAATTAACTGATGCTATTGAAGTTATAATTGATAGAGAAAAAATAAATTCTATGGGAATAAGTCCAAAACTTATTGCTACTTCTCTACTTAGTGAAAATATTATAACAGGTGGAGGAACTATTGATTATGGAGATTTAAGAGTTAATCTTAGACTTAATAATAAAGTTAATACTGTGGAAAAACTAGAAAACCTTATAATATTTTCTAAAAAACTTCCTGATGGAAATGATGAAATTGTACGTCTAAAAGATATTGCAACTTTTAAAAGAGATTATACAAAGCCAATATCTCAAAAAATGTTTTATAATGGTAAAATGGCTATGGGAATTTCGCTTTCTCCAGAAACTGGAAGTAACATAGTAAAAACAGGAAAAGTAATTGATAAAAAAATTATTGAACTAAAAGAAAAATTACCAACAGGAATAAATATAGAAAAAATTTATTATCAACCTGATTTAGTTACATCAGCTATAAACAACTTTATACTAAATCTTATTTTATCAATAATTACTGTTGTAGGAATTTTACTTCTTACTATGGGTGTAAAAAGTGGACTTATAATTGGAACTAACCTTGTTCTTTCAATTTTAGGAACTTTAATTTTTATGCTTGTTATGAAAATTGATATGCAAAGAGTTTCGTTAGGTTCTTTTATAATTGCTATGGGTATGTTAGTTGATAACTCCATTGTTATAGTTGATGGAATTTTAGTAAGAAGAAATTCTGGAATGGATATGGAACAAGCTCTTTTAGAGTCTACTCATAAACCAGCTCTACCACTTTTAGGAGCTACATTTATAGCTGCTATTGCTTTTTTACCAGCCTATCTAATGGCTAGTTATACAGGAGAATATGTAAGTTCTTCTTTCTGGGTAATTGGAATTTCTCTAATGTTAAGTTGGATTTTATGTCTTACTCAAACTCCTGTTTATTGCAAATTATATTTAGAAGATGAACCTATTTTAGCTCCTAGTGAAAGAGAAGAAAAAATTTACAATAAATTAAGGAATTTATTATATTATCTATTAAATAGAAAAAAATCCACTCTTTCTATTTTAGGATTAGCTTTTATAGTTTCTCTTTTAATATTCATAAAAATTCCAAAAACTTTTTTCCCTGATTCAGATAAAAAAGGATTTACTATAAGTCTTTGGGCACCAGAAGGAAGTAAAATAGAAGTTGTTGAAAAAGCTACAAAAGAACTTGGAGATTTCTTACAAAAAAATGAAAATGTAACTAAAGTAGTATCTACAATAGGAGCTTCTCCTGCAAGATATTATGTTTGTACTATTCCAGAAATGCCAAATTCATCTTATGGAGAACTTATAATTAATATTGATAAATTAAAAAATCTTAAAAAAGTTTCTGATTTAGCTCTTGATTATGCAAATAAAAATCTTCCTGGAATAGTGGTTACTTCTAAAAAATATCCAAATGGAGTTCCTACTGAATATCCAATAGAGATTGCTTTCTCAGGCCCAGACCCTCAAATTCTTAGAGAGTTAGCAGATAAAACCATTGATATTGTAAAAAAATCTCCATATATTCTTACAGCTAAAACAGATTGGAGAAATAAACTTTTAGTTTGGGAAGGAGATTATTCTCAATCAAAAGGTATTAGAAATAATGTAACTCCTATCGATATTACAACAGGACTTATGAGAACTACAAATGGAATTCCTATTGGAAAAATTCAAGAAGGAGATAATTCTGTGGCTGTTGTGTTAAAAGAAACTAGTGATATAAAAAATCAAATTAATAATATTACTCAAACTCCTATTTGGGGAGTGAATTTACAAGCTTTACCTCTAGCTAATATGCTAAATAATGAAAAATTAACTTTTGAAGAGGGCCAAATCTGGAGAAGAAATAGAGTAAGAACTATTACTGTTCAATGTGATATTCCTATGGAAGTTAATGCTGAAGAAGTTAGAAATGAATTTAAAAAAGAAATAAACTCTATAGAATTACCAAAAGGATATAAGCTTACTTGGCTAGGTGAATATGAAGAACAAACTAAAAATGTCTTAGCTCTATTAAAAGCTGTTCCTTTACCTGTAATTATAATGTTTACAATTTGTGTTTTACTTTTCGCTAGTATAAGAATTCCTCTTTTAATATTTTCTGCTCTTCCACTAGCTCTTATTGGAGTAGCGCCTGGATTATTTATTACTGGTAAAAGTTTTGGATTTATGTCCACTATTGGACTTGTTTCTCTTTCTGGAATGATGATAAAAAATATGATAGTTTTAGTTGATGAAATTAACTATGAAATTAATATTTTGAAAAAAGATAAATTTATAGCTCTTATTGACTCAGCTATTAGTAGAATTAGGTCTGTAACTTTAGCTGCTCTTACTACTATTCTTGGAATGATTCCTCTTTTATGGGACCCATTATATGGAGATATGGCAGCAACAATTATATTTGGATTATTTGTTTCTACTGTATTAACTCTATTTATTTTCCCTGTAGCATATGCTTTATTTTTTAATATAAAAGAGAAAAAAGGTGAGATTAATGTTTAA
- a CDS encoding GNAT family N-acetyltransferase, whose protein sequence is MFNIREMVENDWEFVKEIYEQALIEGKSTFTKEVPTYENWDKSHLKDCRYIIEKDKKIIGWCSLSPTSSREVYKGVVEVSIYIHQKYRNIGAGKFLLNYLVKESEKKGYWSLISSIISSNINSIKLHEKCGFRQVGHREKIAKDIFGIWQNTVLYEKRSKIIF, encoded by the coding sequence ATGTTTAATATAAGAGAAATGGTAGAAAATGACTGGGAATTTGTAAAAGAAATTTACGAACAAGCTCTTATAGAAGGAAAATCAACTTTTACAAAAGAAGTTCCAACTTATGAAAATTGGGATAAAAGTCATTTAAAAGATTGTAGATATATAATAGAAAAAGATAAAAAAATTATAGGTTGGTGCTCTTTAAGTCCTACATCATCAAGGGAAGTTTATAAAGGTGTAGTAGAAGTCAGTATTTATATTCATCAAAAATATAGAAATATTGGAGCTGGAAAATTTTTACTTAATTATTTAGTCAAAGAAAGTGAGAAAAAAGGTTATTGGTCTTTAATATCTTCTATAATTAGTAGTAATATAAATAGCATAAAATTACATGAAAAATGTGGTTTTCGTCAAGTTGGACACAGAGAAAAAATAGCAAAAGATATTTTTGGTATTTGGCAAAATACAGTTTTATATGAAAAAAGAAGTAAAATAATATTTTAA
- a CDS encoding phosphate ABC transporter substrate-binding protein, with amino-acid sequence MKKTFLASILVLGALLTGCGGAKENKVIQVKGSDTILNVTQGISEEFMQKNPKAKIAVTGGGSGVGISALLNKTTDIAMASRAMKSSEYDKAKEIGLSVEEVVLGFDGITLIVNEKNPVKGLDSITLGKIFRGEITNWKEVGGEDAKIVTLSRDSSSGTHEFFKEHVVRGGEKNNLEYGNETLYMPSNEAIKQEVKSNKYAIGYIGMGYMDNSVHALAVDGILPTKENVSNKTYPIAREVYWYVPSNREGSLKELVDFAVSPEGQGIVESEGFIKR; translated from the coding sequence ATGAAAAAAACATTTTTGGCTAGTATTTTAGTATTAGGAGCATTATTAACAGGGTGTGGAGGAGCTAAAGAAAATAAAGTTATTCAAGTTAAAGGGTCAGATACTATTTTAAATGTAACACAAGGAATTTCAGAAGAATTTATGCAAAAGAATCCAAAAGCAAAAATAGCAGTTACTGGAGGAGGTTCAGGAGTTGGAATTTCTGCTTTACTTAATAAAACAACAGATATAGCAATGGCTTCAAGAGCTATGAAATCATCAGAATATGATAAAGCAAAAGAAATTGGATTATCTGTAGAAGAAGTAGTATTGGGATTTGATGGAATAACTCTTATAGTAAATGAAAAAAATCCTGTTAAAGGTTTAGATTCTATAACACTTGGAAAAATATTTAGAGGAGAAATAACTAACTGGAAAGAAGTTGGAGGAGAAGATGCTAAAATAGTTACTTTATCAAGAGATTCATCTTCAGGAACTCATGAATTTTTTAAAGAACATGTAGTTAGAGGTGGAGAAAAAAATAATTTGGAATATGGAAATGAAACATTATATATGCCATCAAATGAAGCAATAAAACAAGAAGTAAAATCCAATAAATATGCTATAGGATATATTGGAATGGGATATATGGATAATTCAGTTCATGCTTTAGCAGTTGATGGAATATTACCTACTAAAGAAAATGTTTCTAATAAAACTTATCCAATAGCAAGAGAGGTTTATTGGTATGTTCCAAGCAATAGAGAAGGTTCTTTAAAAGAATTAGTTGACTTTGCAGTTTCACCAGAAGGTCAAGGAATAGTAGAATCAGAAGGATTTATTAAAAGATAG